From the Bacillus sp. FJAT-22090 genome, the window AAAAATGGAGAACATGAACAAGTCATTTAATGGTGTACCAGTGGTAAAAAATGTGTCTCTTCAGATTGAAAAAGGTGAGATTCATGCATTGTTAGGTGAAAATGGTGCCGGAAAATCCACTTTGATGAATATTTTAGGGGGAGTCCATCAACCGAATAGCGGCACTATTTACATAAACGGTCAAGAAGTCCGGATGGCTAATCCAAGAGTATCTCAAGAACAAGGGATTAGCTTTATCCATCAAGAACTAAACATGGTTTCTGACCTCAAAGTCTATGAGAATATGTTTTTAGGATCAGAACTTCGAAACAAGGTAGGTTTTTTAAAAGTGGAAGAGATGTGTCAGCAAACTCATGAAATCTTATCGAAGCTTGGAGTAGACATCGATCCGAAAGAATACGTTCGAAATTTAGCAACTTCCTATAAACAACTGATAGAAATATCCAAGGCACTGCTTCATAAATCCACGCTTATCATTATGGATGAACCTACAACCTCATTAGCAGAACATGAAGTAAATCGTTTATTTGAATTAATGAAGAACTTAAAGAAATCGGGCATCTCGATTATTTATATATCCCATAAACTAAAGGAAATCAAAGAAGTATGTGACCGTTATACCGTATTACGTGACGGAGAAATGATTAAGACTGGCGATATAGAACAGGAAGACTTAGATACAATCACCAAGCTAATGGTTGGTAAATCTATTTCTCAAAATAGATTTGTACAGGAACATTCATTTGGCCCAACATTGCTAGAAGTGAACAACTTAACAAGTCAAGGTTTGTTTAAAGACATTCATTTTCAAGTGAAAAAAGGGGAAATTGTAGGTTTTACTGGATTAGCTGGAGATGGTAGGACAGAGCTTTTTGAAAGCATATTTGGATATCGAAAAAAATACACTGGTGAGATAAAGATCCATAATCAGTTGGTAAAAATAGATCACCCCCGAAAAGCCGTAAAGGCAGGTATAGGTCTTGTTCCAAAGGATCGAAAAGAAAATGCAATTATTAAAGATTTAAGCGTGATTCATAACATGAGTTTATCTTCCTTAGGAAACTTTGAGAAATCTGGCTTTATCCAAGATAATGACGAACGGGATAAATTTCAACATTATAAGGAACTGCTGAATATCAAAGTACACAACCCTCGTATCACAATCGATAAGTTAAGTGGTGGTAACCAACAAAAAGTAATCATAGCCAAATGGCTTGAAGTAGGGGCAGATATACTAATATTTGATAACCCGACTCAAGGGATTGACGTTGGGGCAAAGCAAGAGATTTATCAGCAAATTGTAGCATTGGCCGAACAAGGAAAATCGGTGATTATATTGTCTTCGGAGGCTCCTGAAGTAATGAGATTATGTCATACAATAAATGTGATGTACCAAGGAGAAATAACAGCAAGGTTTAACGGTGAAGAAGCAACAGAAGAAGAAATTATGCATTATGCAACTGGCTCGAAAAGGGAGGTCGCAACAAGTGGCTAATATAAATGTTAAAGAATATCGTCCGCAAGTGTCAAATGCCAAAAGTCGTCTTACATGGCTATGGTCAGAATATAGCGTCATTATAGCTTTCATTATTATTTTTATCGCATCTTCTATAATGAGTCCAAGATTTTTAGATATGAACAACCAACTTAATATACTTATGCAAGTTTCTATTATCGGAATTGTTGCATTAGGTATGACAGTAGTTATGCTTTCAGGTGGGATCGACTTGTCGGTTGGGTCTGTGCTTGCACTAGTGGGGGTCATTACGGTTCTTGCATTAAATGCGTCAGGTAGTATACTTGTTGGGATTTTCACAGCATTAGTCGTAGGTTCCTTTGCAGGATTCTTGAACGGATTAATGGTTGCCAAAGGAAGGATTGCCTCTTTTATCGCCACATTGGGAATGATGGCATCAGCGCGTTCCATTGCGTTGTATATTGCCGAAGGTGGAAGTGTTTCAGGAGAAGTGCAAGGATTTACTGCAATCGCAAATAATGATTTATGGATATTTGATTATCCTGTTATTATTTTCTTCGTCATGACCGCACTGGTTTATATGTTAATGCACAAGACACGCTTCGGAAGATATGTGTATGCACTTGGAAGTAATGAAAAAGCAGCATTGCTTTCAGCGATTCGTGTGGACCGTATTAAAATTGGTGTCTATAGTTTGGCAGGCTTATTGGTAAGTGTTGCAGCGATCATTGAAACATCCCGCTTAAATTCTATTTCATCTTCAAGTTCAGGAGTTCAATATGAACTAGATGCGATTGCGGCGGTTATTATAGGTGGTACAAGAATGACGGGTGGTCGTGGCAAGATTATTGGGACACTTTTCGGAGTGCTTATTTTAGGTATTCTGAATAACATGATGAATTTAATGAACGTTTCCCCATACCTACAAGGGTTTGTAAAAGGTTTAATCATTATTATTGCAGTAGTATTCCAAAAGAGAGAGTAGGAGGGATCATATGGGGTTAAAAGTAGGCATTATTGGATGTGGATCGATAACAAAATTGCGCCATGCGCCTGAATATAAAGCGAATCCATTTGTGGATGAAATTGTTTTTTATGATCGAAATCCTGAACGTGCAGCAGCGTTAGCAAGCCTGTTCGATGGGACTGTAGTGCAAAGTGTGGATGAATTATTAACCGATCCGACTATACAAGTAATTAGTGATTGTTCTTCGAATGAATTTCATCATATATTTTCTACAAAAGCGTTATTAAATGGAAAGCATGTTTTATGTGAAAAGCCGATCGCCCTTACGATTGAACATGCGAAAGAAATAGTCGATGCCCAAAAGCAATCCGAGAAAAAATTTATGGTAGATCACAATCAACGATTTACTCGCGCGCATCAAAAAGCGAAAGAAATCATAAAAAGTGAAGAACTTGGGAAAGTGCTAACTTTTAGAACAACGTTTGGACACTCTGGACCAGAACAATGGGGAGTGAATAAATCAAACTCCACATGGTTCTTTCAAAAGGAACGTTCTGGACTTGGCGTTGCAGGCGATCTAGGAGTCCATAAAGTGGATTTATTGCATTACTTATTAGATGACGAAATCGAGCAGGTAAGTGCTTTTCAAGGATCGCTAGACAAAGTAAATGAAAACAACGAACCAATAGAAGTGTGCGATAACATCGTCTGTAGCTTAAGAACGAAAAAGGGACGATTAGGGACTGCTGCTTTCTCTTGGACGTACTACGGAGAAGAAGATAACAGCACTATCATCTATTGTGAAAAGGGTATTTTGAAAATCTACCATAGTGATCAATATCAATTAGAAGTAATCACAAAGGATGGGGAGAGGGTACAATATCAACTAGAAAACATCCAAACAAACAACAATCAAACAAATAGTGGTGTGATTGATGCCTTTATTGAATGTATTCGACTTAATCAAACTCCGCTTGTTACAGGGGATGACGCACTATCCTCTCTAAAAGTTATTTTAGGGATTATAGAAGCGGCTGAAACGAATATGGTTGTCACCATTGAATAACAGATGTTGACTACGGTTTCCGTGGCGATTTGGACTGCTCGTTGCTACATAATTATCTAGAGAATAAGAGGGTTGGAGTAAGTGACGTGTTCACTTACTCCAACTCTCTCTTTTAGGTAATCTTGTGGCGAATGCTTGTCCTTCGCGCCACTGCAACCTTGGTGTACATTGTAATTTGGTTTTGGGGAATGAAAGAATCGAAACTATTCTAGTCAGAAAGTAAGTGGCCGAAGATATAATTTCGGCCACTCTTTTCCTTTTTATTAAACGAGGTAACTTCGAACATACAAAGAAATTCTATATGTCACCAATCTTAAATTCAAATCGTTTTTCTGTCTGGAATACTCCTTCGTGAAAAGTTCTTTCCACAAAAGTAATATGATTCTCTTTATCCATAAGTAAAACAGTCGATGAGCGGGTACCATAGTTAGGACTTTTTATAAACAGAGGAGACAGCAATCTTTCCATCTCTAAACCAACACCAGTATTGGGTAGATGTTGATCTTCCGCTGCTGTCTGGTCAGAAATAATATCGAACAATGAATCGATCTGTACCTCAGCTGGACAGGAACGAACATAATCACCTAGTTGTTTCTTACCTTTTGCAACCTTCGGCCAAGGAGTATTCAAAGTATGATTACTCAAACTATGCGTGCCAGGTGGAATTTCATTCATTTCATCTAATATATTGTTGTAGTGAAATAATTGATTGCCGTCACCTATAACTACATTAAAGCCCCCATATTTACCTTTGTTTTTCGCAAGCGTTTGAATAAAATCAACGGAAGCTTCACCATTAGCTAAAAAATCACGCACAATATCCCCTCGTGAAAAACGACCTTTTGCTTCATTAGGATCTCGATAATTCGTTAACGCCGCAAAACGACCGTCTCTTGTCACCCCAAGCCATGTACCCATATGCACCAAATCACGCCCAGCTAAAATACCCGGATAGTCCTTCCAAAAACCAGCTGCCGCTGTTGGTCGCTCATAAAACTCATCCCGATTTGCCACCACAATTAATTTATACACCGGATGCTCCTGAAAATGAAAATTCACTAAGCACATTTCAACTACCCCTTTAAACGTTTTAAGTATTTTAATCATAACATGTGTCAAAAAATTAATACCAGATTTGTGATAGTATCTATATGTATGAGATTGCCTTTAAAAATTAGTATCTTTCCAAGGAGTTTATAACCGACCCAAGTATCAATCAGTAGAACATTATTTGTACAATTGAAATTCTCTTTCGTACTCCATTTACTAACTAAAGTGATCCATTAATTGGTGGTTTTACTCGAATTGATTTAATAAATACTTGGGAGACTCTTAATCTCAATAGTTTAACAAATTAGAAACAGAGGAGTATGTTTGGGTTGGCAGCAATATTAAATTTTAGAAGACCTTTATTTTAAGGAGAGTGACTTATGACAAATGACCGCACACTAATGCTTTATTTCCCTGATGCAAATAACGCATCATCTTTACGAATATTTCAAGATCCTACTAGTCAAATTCGAGGATTTTACTTTACCAAAAGTCAATTGGGTAAAGTCGAATTGTTAGAGTATGCTAATAATCATGCTGTATATTTTTTGTTTTCGGATTCAGATGAATCTAGCGTCTATGTAGGACAAACAGTGAATGGAATTAAGCGCATTAAATCACATTTACGTGAGAAAGACTTTTGGCAGTTTGGAATACTATTTGTTACTGACAACAATAGTTTTGATAAATTGAGTATTGATTATTTAGAGTATTATTTTATTCAAGCGTTCTCAAAAACGCAATATAGCTTAGAGAATCAGGACTTAAGAACAATAGCCCCGAATGTAAATGTTTTTAACCAATCTACTCTCAATTCATTTGCAACACAGATACAATTTTTACTGGAAGCCCTTGGGATTTCATTTAATCCGGTACCTTCAATGGGATGTGATAAACCAGATGATGTCGAGATATTTAATGCCCGAACTCCTTATAAAGCATCAATTCGTCTGGGAGATGGAAAGTTTATACTGCAACAGAATTCTGAAATTAAAGCACCATTAGAACGCACAAAAGAATGGAATGACGGGGGAACATTTTATCAACGTTCATTTAGAAGATATAATCAATTGATAGAATCGGGCAAGGCAATCAAAATTGATGAGAATACAGCTAAGTTAATAGATGATGTGGAATTCAATAGTCCTAGCACTCCAGCAGAACTTTGTTCTGGACGTTCTCAAAACGGGTGGGTATTTTGGATTGGACTAGATGATAAACGAAAGAAAGAGAGTTAATCTAGTAAATAATAATACGAAGGAAGAAACATATCCAGCTGACTGTCTTTCTTTATATTTGTTTCCTATTAGACTATTAAGAACGTATTGTTAGTTAGAAAGAAAATAATGATCAATCAAAGGCAGGATAAATAAAATTCTAACCTTTATTTGGTTCTTAATACAATTAGGGAAGGAATCAACTGCTTTTATTCATCAACCATTATCAAATAAATCCCTTCCATAAATCCGCCGCGTTTTTGTTTCTTGGCTAATCGGATATTTTCTAGTTCATCGAATGTTGCCTCATGGATAGGGAGGGCAGCATGGATTAGTTCCAAGATATCAGCTAGTTCTTCAAGTGCATCTTGTCGGTTCAATGTTTCTTGGAATTCTTTTACTTCTTCAGATAATTTATTTTTGATCTCAGTTAAGTGTTCAGATGAATCTAGAATGCGAGTGGTGAATTTGCTTCCTGATTTTTGGATGACTTGTGGGATTAAGTCTCGGACTAGTTTGTTGTATACTGGCATTTTTTTGCCTCCAGAACTTTTTCTATTTGAATCTATCATATCTTTTTTTCAAAATACTGTCTCCTCATAGCAGAAATAGAATGTCTGAGAGATTTTTAGGGTTACATCCTTGTAAAAGTAAAAGAGCTGCTGAAATTGTATCTTCGGCAGCTTACATTCAATATTAAAAAAATTCCTTTTCATTCATTCCCAAAACCATTAGCACAAGATCTCTAAAGGTTTCAGAGGAGCGGCGTACAAACGTCAGCCATAGGATTACTGGAAAGAAAAAGAGGGCGAAGTGACAAGGTCACTTCGTCCTCTTTTTCATTTTATCTGTAAAGGTATAGCAGATGAACAGTCCAAAGCGACCCGGAAACCGAATGGCCGCTTGTGTAATTAAATCATACTTTTTACTACTTTAGACATGATCGAACCGTCTGCTTTACCAGCAAGTAACGGTTTTGCAATTTTCATTGCGTCACCCATGTTCATCCCTTTTGTAACACCTGCTTCTGTTAGGAGCGCTACAATCTCTTCTTCACTTAATTGTTTCGGTAAGAATTTTTTTAATAGAACTAATTTCGCTTCTTCTTTTTCTATTAGGTCTTCACGTTTCGCATTCTGCGCGCCTTCTAATGCTTGATTTGTCTGTTTAATTTCACGATTTACAATAGCGATTTCTTCTTCTGGAGTTAGGCTTGAACCTTTTTCCTTCTCAGCTGTATCCAGTGCTGATTTTAAAAGTGTCATTACCCCTTTTGAGAGCACATCTTTTTCTTTCATCGCACGTTTTAGTTCTTCGAATACTGTAGTTTTTAACATAATTTTCATTCCACTCTCTTTCATTTATTCGATTTATCTTTTCTGCATTCTCAATCATTCCTTGTTATTATACCAATAAATCGTTACATAGCTTGCCAATGGCATCTTCACAAAGAAAAGAGCTATTAGAATTAAGAAAAAGCTACGTCTTTTGTTTCCTTGGTGTCAGCAAACCACCGCAATACTTGATTGTGGTGATTAATAATTTGTTGTGCAGTCAATTCCTCTGAGTCCCATGTACTATGAGCATCTGTTACTAGCGTAATATCATAGCCTAAGCTATAGGCATTTCTGCAAGTTGTGTCTACGCATATTTCCGATTGGATCCCGACAAGGACTAGGTGCTCAATCTGTTGTTTTTGAAGTTCTTCTTGTAAATTCGTTTTATAAAAGGCATCAGGTGTTGTCTTTTGAATAATGATGTCCGTGAGGTTAGGTTTTATTTCAGGGTGAATTTCCCATAATTTAGAACCATTTTCTAGGTAAGTGTTGTTGTGCTGTATATAAAAGATGGGAATGTGATAATCGCGTGCATTTTCTAAAAGGTGCTTGAGTTTGATTATAAGCTTGGTCGAGTTAAATACAGGATTTTCATCTTGAAACATACCGTTTTGAACATCAATCAACAAAAGGGCAGTTTTTTTCATATCGTTCTCCTCCTAGCATCTTGTTATTGTTAATTATAGATTGGTAGCTTTAGGAATACAAACGAGTGTAATAATAGTAATTATCCTTTTCTATTCTACATAGTATCGATAAAATAATGGATACTATAGTTGTAAGCAAAAAGGAGTGATACTTATGGCAATGTGTCCTTTATGTAATTCATTAAAAGAACTAGAAGTTTCTTGCCCAGAATGTAATACTCGGTTAGATGACTCAGGGAAGGTATCCGATTTTTTAGATCCGTATGGACATTATAACGATGAAGAAACTGTAAAAATGGGTGACGGTTATCCGAATACTGGCCTAGAGTCTCTTAAAAGGCGGTGTAATGGTTTATTTCAGAACGAAATAAAAAACGTTTTTCTAGCAACTAACGATAAAAAAGAAAATCTGAAGGTTTTTTTATATAAGTGAAGGGATTCATTATTTAGCTCTTTCTAATTTACCATGCTAATATTGTGGTATCAGGATTCTAAGAAAGAGGCTAAAACTTATGGAGTGTAGAGTGATTGGTATGTGGGGAGGATTCCCTAAAAAGAATGGCCCTTGTTCGGGATACTTAATTCAGCATGAAGGGTTTTCGTTATTAATTGATTGTGGAAGTGGTGTATTAACGGAATTACAAAATTATATAGATTTAAATGAAATAAATCATGTCATTCTAACCCATTATCATTATGATCATTATAGTGATATAGGAGCGTATTTATTTTCTAGACTAGTGAATACACAGTTAGGTAGAGCTGACGAAGAGTTATGTGTTTATGGGCCAGAAGACGAGTGGATGCAAAAGCAGGTAGAGGATATTGCGTATTCTCGATTTACTTCATTTAACGAAAAGAGTAAGTTCGAAATTGGACCGTTCATATGTACATTTATGAGAAATATCCATCCAGTAGAAACGTATAGTATAAAAATTGAATGTGACAATAAAAGTATAGTTTTTACATCTGATACTAGCTTTAAGCATGACTTAATTTCATTTGCAGCTAATAGCGATCTTCTTATTACTGAATCTAGCTTGTACGAAGGAATGGACGGAGTAGGTTCGGGACATATGACGTCCAAGCATGCAGGGATACTAGCATATCAATCAAGTGCAAAAAAAGTGTTATTAACACATCTTCCACACTACGGTGATTTAAACGATTTATTAGATAGTGCGAAAAAACAAGGAAATCAAAACATTGAGTTAGCAGAGCCAGGAATGTTTATAGAATTATAAAAGCGGATAGAATGAATGTTTTTTTGCACGGACTGCCATTTTTGATACAGTATGAAAATACATTATTTAGCAGCCAGTTGACGGTATATTACCGGCGACTGGCTTTATGTAATTCATTAAAAGAATTAGAAGTTTCTTGCCCAGAATGTAATACTCGGATAAATGACTCAGGGAAGGTATCCGATTTTTAGATCCGTATGGACATTATAACGATGAAGAAACTGTAAAAATGGGTGATGATTATCCGGATACTGCGAGGGATCAAATTTGTCCTCATCTGGTGGTCTGTAATAATTGTGGATACGATGTGGTGAAGTTTATACAAGAAGAGTAATTATAGTTAAGGCAACACCACTTTGGATGGTTGTTGCCTTTTAGAATTAAAGCATTTTTGTATTATCGGTTTTATCTGTCGTTCTTTCTACTTTAGGTTTTATATGTTGTTTGGCGATATCAGGATTCATTTGTATCGTCGCAGCATCTAAATTATTATTCATTGCACCTTGATCATTGAACTGTTTTTCATTTTTGGGGCTTACATCATGTTTCAAGCTACTTTCCCTCCAATTTGATTCGACCTATACCTTAGTTTGCTCTTTAAAGTAGATATAATGTATAGATTAGGAAGAAACATTTTCAACTTGGTACTCAAGTGTAAAAAGTGGTAAAGTTTACATAATTGAGGGGAAGGAGAGGAATGGTATTAGGACATTATTAGAGCTAGTACGAATTATTTTCATATTTTTTATCATCGGTGGCATTCTAGGTTATTTTTTTGAATCTATTTATGTTGAAATGGGCATTGATACTGAAAAATATGGTTGGTTGGTCTTTTTGGCTATTTTTCTTTTGATTTTCGTACTTTATAGAAATAAATTGCAATTTAGCGGATGGTATAAAGGAGCAGGTAGAAAAAAGTTGCCGAAAACAGTGTCTCAAATACTTTTATTTAGTGCAGTTTTTCTTTTAATATTACCGGCGATTCTAAGTATTTCAGTGAACTAGGTAGTGTGGACTTTATATATAATGAGGGGAGAATCATACATAAAAAAAGACTAGATATACGAGTATCCAGTCTATAACTACAAACCGCAGAAAAGTGGTAGGTCTTTAAATTAAACCTTCTATCTCTTTATACTCTTTTAATCGTCTAAAGAAAGTCGCTTGAGTTAGAATGTCTTTACCATTAGCATCTTTTCCGTAATCTTCTATAAGTTGAGCAACAGTGATTTTTCCGTCTGCCTTTATAAATTCCTTTACGGCTTTTTCATAAATCTTTTTATTAACGCTAGGACGACCGAATTTTACACCATTTTTCTTAGCTTCTTCTATTGCAGGTTTAGTCCGTTCAATAATAAAAGTCCGTTCCATTTCTGCTATTAAAGAAAGCATAGTCATAAGTGCTTTAGTCATTTGACCAGTTAAACTGTCTTCATTATCGTTTCTAGTATCTATATTTGCATCAAGAACGACTAAATGAATTTCTTTTTCTTTGAAGTATTCAACGATTGACATAACATCAACCATAGAACGACCTAGACGGTCTAATTTATGAACAACTACTAAATCACCAGTTACAAGACGGTCTTTTAATCTATTCCATTCCGTGCGATTTTTAGCGTCTTTCCCACTCATTTTTTCCGAATAGATATTTTTAGGATCTACACCTGCTTTAGTTAGTGCCTCCACCTGCAATCCTAAATCTTGTTGAACTATGCTTACTCTCGCATATCCATAAGTTGTCCCTGTTGTAATTTCGCTTGTCATGTTGAAATACCCGCCTCTTAAGTTTTTCGATTATTTAACCAATAAAACATTATATCAAATGTCAAAGAATTTTTAGTGTGTAAAATTTTACATATAAAACAGTGTTCATCATTAAAAAGGTTTTATAGAAATTATGTGGAAGTAGTAAGTAGTTTGTAAAAGATGGAAAATAAGTATAGAAAGTTTATACAACAAAATAGAGGCTCTAAGTTTACTATTAAAAAAGAAGTTCTATTTGTTTCAATCATAATATTCCTATTTATTTTGTTCAGTATATTGTCGGGCGAAGACTTTTGACTTTCACGGGATAGTTGAAGGGAGAGGGAGAGAAAGAATGAATACATTTACAATAGTAGGATTAGTGATTGCATTTACAATATTTCTATTTTTAACCCAGTTTTATTTGAAGAGAAGATTTAACATACACAAGTGGAAAGGGTTAACCTTTAAAGAGAGAAATAAGTATTCAATCGCAACCGAATTAGCGATATTTTTCTTATTTCTTTATAGTTATCTAAGTCTGAATGTCGAATCTATGAACTCGGCTTATTCGCCGATTGTTAGAACAAGTCCTATGTTCGGTCTGTTTTTTTTATTGAGCATAAAACGTGGGTTTGAAGAGTGGCTGTTAAATCGAGATCAGAAAGTATACTACTTTGAATGGGTAGGCTCTCTTCTGATTATAGTAGCTTTTTTTATTATTTTTATAGGTGAGCGATGATATTAAGGTGACCTGCAAAGTCGGTTTGCACCGATCTATTGGGTCACCTTAGTTTTATCTGCTGACGATAGGATAAAGGGCTACACTCATATTTCAACTTAAATACTTTGGAGAAATAATTCGCGTCATTAAAACCAGTGGTAGATGCGATTTCACTGACGGATAGGTTCGTTTCCAATAAAAGCTGACTTGCATGGGAAAGCCGTTTTTTATTGACATACTGTTTAAAGGTAATGCCTTTTGTTTTTGAAAAAAGCATACTTAAATAGCTGGCGCTAATGCCTAAGAATTCTGCCATTGTTTCTAGATTTAACTTGTTATCTGTATAGTAAACATCGATATAGTCTAGAGCAGCATTCACGTAGTCAAACTGGCCTTTTTCTTTTTGCAGAACGGCTTGATTCATCACATCCTGGCAGAAGAGGACGAATTCTTGGATGATCGTGTAGAGCACAGGGTGATTTAAAATAATATCAAATAGGCGATTGTATTTTTGCTCCAAATCTATCTTCTTTTCCATCTGGTATTTCAATATGAAGCGCCTCACTTGAGCGAGTATGCTTGTTAAATGGATGCGAATGGAATCTGGCTGATAATACGTATCTATCGTGGAAATATTATATAAAAATTGTTTAATCATTTGCACATCATTTTGATCCAGGCTATTGATCCAAAGACGCTGCTGTTCAATCGTTAAAAAGGGATCAAAATTTGTATAGGTTGGATGCTGACTTACTAAGAAAATCTGAGAGAAGCCGTTTTGGAAACGTAAATTTAATGATTCTCTCAATGCATTATACATCGTTTTAACGGATTGATTCGGCAAATCATAGATGGCGATATTTAAATTTGCGTTGTACGTATTTGACCATTCTCGAATGATCGATTTTGCTTTTTTTAG encodes:
- a CDS encoding response regulator transcription factor; the protein is MKLLIIDRDQTERAGIHWFIKRYQLDILSVFEAGTIVEAIKWIEKENPEIILLEIELLAQDEANELKKVLTLHSHHLITMTAEPLFKTALESLSLRALTLLVKPLDLDLLKQYLTYATRQVLNESGKMLPLGEQNSVYRALFLEETSIQLEEFNFCLMIETEFLEQNELLFHWLQSQKHFTFYALSKRVVAFSNDESMEELLKKAKSIIREWSNTYNANLNIAIYDLPNQSVKTMYNALRESLNLRFQNGFSQIFLVSQHPTYTNFDPFLTIEQQRLWINSLDQNDVQMIKQFLYNISTIDTYYQPDSIRIHLTSILAQVRRFILKYQMEKKIDLEQKYNRLFDIILNHPVLYTIIQEFVLFCQDVMNQAVLQKEKGQFDYVNAALDYIDVYYTDNKLNLETMAEFLGISASYLSMLFSKTKGITFKQYVNKKRLSHASQLLLETNLSVSEIASTTGFNDANYFSKVFKLKYECSPLSYRQQIKLR